The Bacteroides ovatus genomic interval TTTGTTCATCGGACAGACGTTTTTGTAGTTGTTTGTTTTCCTCTATAGAATACAATAAACGCTTCTCTTTATCGAGTAAATCATTTTTTATTTTTTCATTTTCTTTTTTGCTTTCTATTATGGAAAACTCTAATTCTTTGATTCGAGAATCTGATTCTTTATTTAGGATTTGCATCTGCTTGATTTCAATCTTAGCTTTTTGTATGGCAGATTCATTCTTTTTTAAATTTTCAGTCATACTCTTGCAATCTTCAGTAGCCTGCAAAAGAGAACGTTGCAATCGTTGATTTTCGATTTCTAAATTACTTTTTATGGTCTGCAGTTCACTCACCATATTTATACTACGCCAATTGGTTCGCGCTACAGACAATTGTTTCTCATCCAATTGATAAGTGTTATTTCCATCAATGTAGTATAATATAGGAAAAGTCCAACCACATCTGTTGCAAAAATTAGAAGATATTGACACTTCTTTATCACATATAGGGCATATCTTGGTTGTATTTCCTATATATGTTTGTTTTTCAAATATTTGCTTGACTACATCTATTTGTTGTAAAGTCAAACGTTGACAGTCTTTTGCCAAAACGCTGATTTCTTCTTTTATCTTTTCTTTCTTAGCTTCGGCCTCTTTCTCTTGTCTAAGCTTTTCTTCTTCCCGTTGTTTTTGGGCAATATCTTCTTTGACTTTATTAATAGCACGGAGCAAATCTTTTAATGCATTTTGGGGATTTTCTTGATAATCGATATAATCTAATGGACGTATCAAAAGTTTAAATTTCTTGTTGTACTGGCTATTATCTATTTTTACAGGAATGATTGCTTTTTCTCCATCCAAAGCTTCAAATATTTCGCCTGCGGTCCACATCGATTCGTTCGAATGTTTGGAGGATATGAATATGAGCATCTTAGATTCAGCTATTGCGCCTGTGATAATTTCAATGAACTCTTGTCCACTGTAAATTCCGTCTTTATCGAACCAGTAGGTAATACCATTTTCATCGAATACATTTTGGATTTCCGCTATGGCATTACCAGGTATTACATTGTAGCTTTCATCAACGTAATCTCTGCGTGAATAGCTTATAAAAACATCGTATTTGTATTTCATGTTATATTATATTTCATTGGTTCAACCTAATATTTATCTACTGGCGTCAGAATTACTGTGTTTGGTATATTCATTCCAAATAGAATCAACAAGTTTATATAATGTAGAGTGGCATTTTAGAGTATGCTCACCAATATGGATGTTATATTTTTCGTATAATGCATCTTTTAGATCTGTATATTGAATATCTGCAACGTAACAGCTAGGATTAAGTGTTAAAAACCTTGCTTTGCAAAAGGAACGAACAAAATTGAATACATCATTTTTGTTCTTGAATGATTGATATTTCTTTGAATTTGTTGTAGAGAATTTGTCTAATATTATATTTCCTATTTCTCTTGCAGAAGGAACTTCCTGCTTCAATTCTATA includes:
- a CDS encoding TIR domain-containing protein is translated as MKYKYDVFISYSRRDYVDESYNVIPGNAIAEIQNVFDENGITYWFDKDGIYSGQEFIEIITGAIAESKMLIFISSKHSNESMWTAGEIFEALDGEKAIIPVKIDNSQYNKKFKLLIRPLDYIDYQENPQNALKDLLRAINKVKEDIAQKQREEEKLRQEKEAEAKKEKIKEEISVLAKDCQRLTLQQIDVVKQIFEKQTYIGNTTKICPICDKEVSISSNFCNRCGWTFPILYYIDGNNTYQLDEKQLSVARTNWRSINMVSELQTIKSNLEIENQRLQRSLLQATEDCKSMTENLKKNESAIQKAKIEIKQMQILNKESDSRIKELEFSIIESKKENEKIKNDLLDKEKRLLYSIEENKQLQKRLSDEQTKARKVQKEYENLLAEQKVKTQSQSKPIVPKQEVSYVNRSTNMASGNSSVVNSNKNKTFKNKNDVFGLVRSLCTGSLITLDTNIITAGLRIYPLIQILAKDYELTYSEKAISNLFTIGNLVNAIWERKTSTIPNTLPPAQKKRKFSSKNDVFNFVRPFCKGKLITLNTGFYVAEIQYADLRKALLEKYNINISEYSLRCHATVGKLIDSIWSEHIKYAL